A stretch of the Candidatus Bandiella numerosa genome encodes the following:
- a CDS encoding S9 family peptidase — MKNKISAPIAKKSEKVIENFNDKRVDFYDWLRDKDYPNVKNKEILNYLESENDYANHELSKHSDLIDEIYSEIKSKIKEDDETVPVKIGNYYYYSYIKKEMDYWIHSRKYKSLHSNEEIILDENELAKGHSYCKVKGIKISPNHQFVLFAVDYKGNEEYEIKIKNIEQGALLSDAIPNTFGKVVWHENNDGFFYIPTGKNWRAKKVLYHKLGKNYDEDNLLYQEEDITFNVGIIKSNSKKYLIISSGNNEENECYYIDLTTDDLSPKLFLERKEGHKYSINDHENKFFILTNDKGKNFRIAEVEKNNLIKNWKDFIAYSKARYIRSFELYKNHMVITSSSNKNGLLDIEIINLNDNSSKNLTFQDESYQVDVVFTTYDADSVRYNYSSLSTPYTVKEYNFKTNVEKILKIDEIPSGFNPNEYKVERLYADSRDGEKIPVSLIYKKDKFIFGSNNPLYLYGYGSYGISIPLSFRKSIFSLIDRGFTYAIAHIRGGDDLGYEWYESAKFLNKKRTFYDFIDVAKFLVEKKYVKYANITIAGGSAGGMLVGFSVNEEANLFRTAVAHVPFVDVLNTMLDEALPLTPGEYKEWGNPKNEDYYFYIKSYSPYDNVMKQNYPNFYITAGLTDPRVTYWEPAKWVAKLREYKTDNNKILFKTNMNAGHAGKTGRYTYLKEIAEEYAFVIQNGIK; from the coding sequence ATGAAAAATAAGATTTCAGCGCCAATTGCAAAAAAAAGTGAAAAAGTTATTGAAAATTTTAACGATAAAAGAGTTGATTTTTATGATTGGCTGAGAGACAAGGATTACCCCAATGTGAAAAACAAGGAAATATTAAATTATCTCGAATCTGAGAATGACTATGCTAATCATGAATTATCTAAACATTCAGATTTAATTGATGAGATATATAGTGAAATTAAATCAAAAATCAAAGAAGATGATGAAACTGTACCAGTTAAAATTGGGAATTATTATTATTATTCATATATTAAAAAAGAAATGGATTATTGGATTCATTCAAGAAAATATAAATCATTACACAGCAATGAAGAAATAATTTTAGATGAAAATGAATTAGCTAAAGGGCATAGTTACTGCAAGGTCAAAGGCATAAAAATTAGTCCAAATCATCAATTCGTTTTATTTGCTGTTGATTATAAAGGGAATGAAGAGTACGAGATAAAAATAAAAAATATTGAGCAGGGCGCATTATTGAGTGATGCTATACCAAACACATTTGGAAAAGTTGTTTGGCATGAAAATAATGATGGATTTTTTTATATACCAACTGGAAAAAATTGGAGAGCTAAGAAAGTTTTATATCATAAATTAGGTAAAAACTATGATGAGGATAATTTGTTATATCAAGAAGAGGATATAACATTTAATGTAGGTATTATTAAAAGCAATAGCAAAAAATACTTAATAATTTCTTCTGGAAATAATGAAGAAAATGAATGCTATTACATAGATTTAACAACAGACGATCTCAGTCCTAAGCTTTTTCTTGAAAGAAAGGAAGGTCATAAATACTCAATCAATGATCATGAAAATAAGTTTTTTATACTCACAAATGATAAAGGCAAAAATTTTAGAATTGCTGAAGTTGAAAAAAATAATTTAATAAAAAATTGGAAAGATTTTATTGCTTATTCCAAGGCTCGTTATATCAGAAGTTTTGAGTTATACAAAAATCACATGGTTATTACCAGCTCAAGTAATAAAAATGGTTTGTTAGATATTGAAATTATAAATTTAAACGATAATTCATCTAAAAATTTAACTTTTCAAGATGAAAGTTATCAGGTTGATGTGGTATTCACTACTTATGATGCAGACTCCGTGAGGTATAATTATAGCTCATTGTCTACGCCATATACAGTGAAGGAGTACAATTTTAAAACTAATGTTGAGAAAATTTTAAAAATTGATGAGATACCTTCAGGATTTAACCCAAATGAATATAAAGTAGAAAGGTTATATGCTGACTCAAGAGATGGAGAAAAAATACCTGTTTCATTAATATACAAGAAAGATAAATTTATATTTGGTTCAAATAATCCACTATACTTATATGGATATGGCTCATACGGAATATCAATCCCATTATCATTTAGAAAGAGCATTTTTTCATTAATAGACAGAGGATTTACCTACGCCATTGCACATATTAGAGGTGGTGATGATTTAGGTTATGAATGGTATGAATCTGCAAAATTTTTAAATAAAAAAAGAACATTTTATGATTTTATTGATGTAGCTAAATTTTTAGTTGAAAAAAAATACGTAAAATATGCTAATATCACTATAGCAGGTGGTAGTGCAGGGGGGATGCTTGTTGGATTTTCAGTAAATGAAGAAGCTAATCTTTTTAGAACGGCTGTTGCCCATGTTCCTTTTGTTGATGTGCTTAACACGATGCTTGATGAAGCTCTACCTCTAACTCCTGGTGAATATAAAGAATGGGGCAATCCTAAGAATGAGGATTATTATTTTTATATAAAAAGCTATTCTCCGTATGATAATGTCATGAAACAAAATTACCCCAATTTCTATATTACAGCTGGATTGACTGATCCAAGAGTAACATATTGGGAACCTGCAAAGTGGGTAGCAAAACTGCGAGAATATAAAACTGATAATAATAAAATTTTATTCAAAACTAACATGAATGCAGGGCATGCAGGAAAAACTGGTAGATATACTTATTTAAAAGAAATTGCAGAAGAATATGCTTTCGTGATTCAAAATGGAATAAAATAA
- a CDS encoding NAD-dependent malic enzyme — protein MKRINKFGKDLLLDPFLNKSTAFTDLEREEFGLTGLLPETVEPIELQLKRVFIQLGHKLNNIDRYIYLMNLLDHNETLFYKTLMSNPAYFLPIIYAPTIGEACLKFDHIYRQPRGMYISFKHKGQISKILENWPEKDVRIICVTNGGRILGLGDLGANGMGIPIGKLQLYTAAAGVPPQYLLPVCIDVGTDNEGLLQDPFYIGLRQPRIKNEELYEFADEFVEAVQKVFPNCCIHFEDWGGADAVLLLERYRNKISCYNDDIQGTASVFLAGMLNACKIKGNSLKDERYLFLGAGSAAIGLSNFICSTLVKDYCIPIDEARQSINMFDNKGLLEESRTDLFDFQRQYAHSNEPMVRGDFAKAIKKFKPTVLVGLSTVGAAFTKEIIEAISEINERPIILALSNPTEHAECTAEQAYYWSKGKAIYAAGVPFNSVQYKGSTFSPGQANNFYIFPAIGMAIYATKALRVTDEMFVEAAKALAEQVTPSQLQQGALYPLQSDILEIETKIAIKIVKLIFASNLARVKEPSSYEDFIKDLVYKPKYTAYTQ, from the coding sequence ATGAAAAGAATAAATAAGTTTGGAAAAGATTTACTACTTGATCCTTTTTTAAATAAATCTACAGCATTTACTGACTTAGAGAGAGAGGAATTTGGACTAACAGGCTTGTTACCAGAAACTGTTGAGCCTATTGAATTGCAATTAAAACGCGTTTTTATTCAGCTAGGTCATAAGTTAAACAACATAGATAGATACATATACTTGATGAACTTGCTTGATCATAATGAAACGTTATTTTATAAGACATTAATGTCAAATCCAGCCTATTTTTTACCGATAATTTACGCACCAACAATTGGTGAAGCATGTTTAAAATTTGACCATATATACCGCCAACCTAGAGGGATGTACATATCATTTAAACATAAGGGGCAAATAAGCAAAATATTAGAAAATTGGCCAGAAAAGGATGTACGTATCATTTGTGTGACAAACGGCGGACGTATTCTTGGTCTTGGCGATTTAGGTGCTAATGGTATGGGTATTCCTATAGGAAAATTGCAACTTTACACAGCTGCAGCAGGAGTTCCACCTCAATATTTATTACCAGTTTGCATAGATGTGGGTACTGATAACGAAGGACTTTTACAAGACCCATTTTATATAGGTTTAAGGCAGCCTAGAATAAAAAATGAAGAGCTTTATGAATTTGCTGATGAATTTGTTGAAGCAGTCCAAAAAGTATTTCCAAACTGCTGTATTCACTTTGAGGATTGGGGTGGTGCAGACGCAGTGCTGTTACTTGAACGTTATAGAAATAAAATTAGTTGTTATAACGACGATATTCAGGGAACTGCCAGCGTATTTCTTGCTGGAATGTTAAATGCTTGTAAAATTAAGGGTAATTCATTAAAAGATGAGCGGTATTTATTTTTGGGTGCCGGTTCAGCAGCTATTGGACTAAGTAATTTTATTTGCTCTACTTTAGTAAAGGATTATTGCATACCGATTGATGAGGCCAGACAAAGTATTAATATGTTTGATAACAAAGGTCTACTGGAAGAATCACGAACAGATTTGTTTGATTTTCAAAGACAGTACGCCCATTCAAATGAGCCAATGGTTCGAGGTGATTTTGCAAAAGCCATAAAAAAATTTAAACCTACTGTTTTAGTTGGGCTTAGTACTGTGGGTGCAGCTTTTACTAAAGAAATAATAGAAGCAATATCTGAAATAAACGAGCGACCAATTATCTTAGCATTATCCAATCCAACAGAGCACGCTGAATGCACAGCAGAACAAGCATATTATTGGAGTAAAGGTAAAGCGATTTATGCTGCTGGAGTTCCATTTAATTCAGTGCAATATAAAGGGAGTACTTTTTCACCAGGGCAAGCAAATAATTTTTATATTTTCCCAGCAATAGGTATGGCAATTTATGCCACTAAGGCTCTTCGAGTTACAGATGAAATGTTTGTCGAAGCAGCAAAGGCACTTGCAGAGCAAGTAACACCATCACAATTGCAACAAGGAGCACTTTATCCATTACAATCCGATATATTGGAAATAGAAACAAAAATTGCAATAAAGATTGTAAAACTCATTTTTGCCTCTAATCTAGCAAGAGTCAAAGAACCTAGCTCATATGAAGATTTTATAAAAGATTTGGTATATAAACCGAAATACACTGCATATACTCAGTGA
- a CDS encoding MBL fold metallo-hydrolase, with product MYYNRKIRSLSKIIYLSMKSIIYKATMLFFFFFILLVLAIFFLAKENSHRSYYKGSVTDHFNGENFYNLKKNDTKTNDKVVLNYLKNKLLGRGADWPNKIEVKQIHPSKILDVNDEVIFFVNHATTLIKTSNYNILTDPIWSDYASPVKFLGPIRRATAGIKFEDLPEIDVVLISHNHYDHLDSYTIKMLIKNHDPVFIVGLGVGGTLLQIGVKKEKIIELDWWENFHHKGNVAPKDNVLEISFVPAQHFSSRFFDDKNTTLWGAFTIKSSSRTIYFAGDTGYDSEQFSQIRKKIGKIDVSLLPIGAYKPDSFRYVHMNPDEAVKASIILGSSSNIPIHYGTFILSFENYDDPINDLYLSLKNNNLPKDRFTVLKNGEYSTK from the coding sequence ATGTACTATAATAGAAAAATTAGAAGCCTATCAAAAATAATTTATTTATCAATGAAGAGCATAATCTACAAAGCAACTATGCTATTTTTTTTCTTTTTTATTTTGCTTGTACTTGCAATTTTCTTTTTAGCCAAGGAAAATTCTCATAGAAGTTATTATAAGGGATCTGTAACAGATCATTTTAATGGAGAAAATTTTTATAATTTAAAGAAAAATGACACCAAAACAAATGACAAAGTAGTACTAAATTATCTAAAAAATAAATTGCTCGGAAGAGGTGCTGATTGGCCAAATAAAATAGAGGTAAAACAAATACACCCATCAAAAATTTTAGATGTGAACGATGAGGTAATATTTTTTGTAAATCATGCAACCACATTAATAAAAACTTCAAATTATAATATTTTAACCGATCCTATATGGTCTGATTATGCAAGTCCTGTAAAATTTTTAGGACCTATAAGGAGAGCTACAGCTGGTATAAAATTTGAAGATTTACCAGAAATTGATGTGGTATTAATAAGCCATAATCATTATGACCATCTAGATTCTTATACAATTAAAATGCTAATTAAAAACCATGACCCAGTTTTTATTGTTGGTCTAGGAGTTGGAGGAACTTTATTACAAATTGGAGTTAAGAAAGAAAAGATTATAGAGCTAGATTGGTGGGAAAATTTTCATCATAAAGGTAATGTTGCACCAAAAGATAATGTGTTAGAAATTTCTTTTGTACCAGCACAGCATTTTTCCTCCAGATTTTTTGATGATAAAAATACTACTTTATGGGGTGCTTTTACCATAAAGTCGAGTAGTAGGACTATATATTTTGCAGGAGACACAGGTTATGATTCAGAGCAATTTTCGCAAATAAGAAAAAAAATTGGCAAAATTGATGTTTCCTTATTACCAATTGGTGCATATAAACCTGATAGCTTTAGATATGTACATATGAATCCTGATGAAGCAGTAAAAGCCAGCATAATATTAGGGAGCAGTAGTAATATACCAATCCATTATGGAACCTTCATACTTTCCTTTGAAAATTATGATGACCCAATCAATGATTTGTACCTTTCGTTAAAAAACAATAATTTACCTAAAGATCGTTTTACAGTACTTAAAAACGGTGAATATAGTACTAAATAA
- a CDS encoding shikimate kinase: MIKKTLTKPVVLIGMMGSGKSTVGKKLARKLNLQFYDSDKILEEREALSIVDIHDFMGERYFQQKEEEVIKEIIGYGVVVLSTGGSSFMNENIRNFIIDNTISIWLDSDLDTIHERVSRRNTRPELIASDNKKELLEKMMKEREPVFKQANIKIESDLEAHHLVCTIIEKLEAYQK; encoded by the coding sequence GTGATAAAGAAAACATTAACAAAGCCAGTAGTTCTAATCGGTATGATGGGAAGTGGAAAGAGTACTGTCGGAAAGAAATTAGCTAGAAAATTGAATCTCCAATTTTATGATAGCGATAAAATTTTGGAAGAAAGAGAAGCTTTAAGTATTGTGGATATACATGATTTTATGGGCGAAAGATATTTTCAGCAAAAAGAAGAGGAAGTAATAAAGGAAATAATAGGATATGGCGTCGTAGTACTTTCTACTGGTGGTAGTAGTTTTATGAATGAAAACATCCGAAATTTTATCATAGACAATACTATATCTATCTGGCTAGATTCAGATTTAGACACCATACATGAGCGTGTTTCAAGGAGAAACACTAGACCAGAGCTTATTGCGTCAGATAATAAAAAGGAATTATTAGAAAAGATGATGAAGGAAAGAGAGCCAGTGTTTAAGCAAGCTAATATAAAAATTGAAAGTGATTTGGAAGCACATCATTTAGTATGTACTATAATAGAAAAATTAGAAGCCTATCAAAAATAA
- a CDS encoding YgfZ/GcvT domain-containing protein has product MNINKLNYRKLIKINGADSAKFLQNILSNDIYKIHEKSLQYSLLLTPQGKILYDFFIFKLSQDFYLDCSATFLEDIKNKLQMYKLHSDVQIENSDIKVFISNEDLNSHCYLDPRNSALGYRLYDFGQSKECVTTTETNIFQIYVDDRLRCLVPEFGEDFMPSEFFPLDLGMDKLNSISFNKGCYVGQEVTARMNYRGIRRKYLECININDYEIKEKDIIQNDKKVGTLLKIYGNNALALLRVAD; this is encoded by the coding sequence ATGAACATTAATAAATTAAATTATAGGAAATTAATCAAGATTAATGGCGCAGATTCTGCTAAATTTCTTCAGAATATTCTATCTAATGACATTTATAAGATTCATGAAAAAAGCTTGCAGTACAGTCTATTGTTGACTCCTCAAGGAAAAATATTATATGATTTTTTTATTTTTAAGTTATCACAAGATTTTTATCTGGACTGTAGCGCAACTTTTTTGGAGGATATAAAAAATAAACTTCAAATGTATAAATTACATTCAGATGTTCAAATTGAAAATTCAGATATCAAGGTGTTTATATCCAATGAAGATTTAAATTCGCATTGCTACCTTGATCCAAGAAATTCGGCTCTAGGATATAGATTGTATGATTTTGGTCAATCTAAAGAATGTGTTACGACTACCGAAACAAATATATTTCAGATTTATGTTGATGATAGATTAAGATGTTTAGTGCCAGAATTTGGAGAAGATTTTATGCCAAGTGAATTTTTTCCACTTGATTTGGGAATGGATAAATTGAATTCCATTAGCTTTAACAAAGGGTGCTACGTTGGGCAGGAAGTAACAGCTAGAATGAATTACCGTGGAATAAGGAGGAAATATCTTGAATGTATTAACATAAATGATTACGAAATTAAGGAGAAGGATATCATTCAAAATGATAAAAAAGTTGGAACATTATTAAAAATATATGGTAATAACGCATTAGCACTATTGAGGGTGGCAGATTGA
- the tsaD gene encoding tRNA (adenosine(37)-N6)-threonylcarbamoyltransferase complex transferase subunit TsaD — protein sequence MIILGIETSCDETAVAILNSDNHILSNKLISQIDIHKKFWGVVPEIAARSHVEFLPHLVEEAFEEAKISIKDIDAIATTGGPGLIGGVMVGVMYGKTLASCMNKKFIAVNHLEGHALVPKMTENIEYPYLLLLVSGGHCQIVIIEELGKYSIISRTIDDAAGEAFDKVAKLLNIGYPGGPIVEQYAKKGNERAFEFPKPMLKKAEYNFSFSGLKTAVRNQIHKLGEISEEDKADVCASFQYTVSKIINYKILQALKLFGSKFPNSKNIVISGGVAANQYLRNKLGENVKNLGYKLFYPPIDLCTDNAVMIAYAGMERLKAGFRSNLDFEPKSRWNLDEIIY from the coding sequence ATGATAATACTTGGAATTGAAACTAGCTGTGATGAAACTGCAGTTGCAATTTTAAATTCTGATAATCATATTCTTTCAAACAAACTAATTTCACAAATTGATATTCACAAAAAATTTTGGGGTGTAGTTCCAGAAATAGCAGCAAGAAGTCATGTAGAATTTCTCCCTCATTTAGTGGAGGAGGCATTTGAAGAAGCTAAAATTAGTATAAAAGATATAGACGCAATCGCTACAACTGGAGGACCAGGTTTAATTGGTGGTGTTATGGTAGGAGTAATGTATGGCAAAACTCTTGCTTCATGTATGAATAAAAAGTTTATAGCTGTAAATCACCTAGAAGGACATGCATTAGTACCAAAAATGACAGAAAATATTGAATATCCATATTTGTTACTTTTAGTGTCAGGAGGGCATTGTCAGATAGTTATAATTGAGGAGCTTGGAAAGTATTCCATAATTAGTAGAACTATTGATGACGCAGCTGGAGAAGCGTTTGATAAGGTTGCAAAATTATTGAATATTGGTTATCCAGGCGGACCGATAGTTGAACAATATGCAAAGAAAGGAAACGAAAGAGCCTTTGAATTTCCAAAACCTATGTTAAAGAAAGCGGAATATAATTTTTCCTTTTCAGGGCTTAAAACTGCTGTAAGAAATCAAATTCACAAATTAGGGGAAATATCTGAGGAAGATAAAGCTGATGTTTGTGCTTCTTTTCAATATACGGTTTCAAAAATTATAAATTATAAAATCCTACAGGCTCTAAAATTATTTGGCTCTAAATTTCCAAACTCAAAAAATATTGTTATTTCTGGTGGTGTTGCTGCCAATCAGTATTTAAGGAATAAATTAGGTGAAAATGTTAAAAATTTAGGCTATAAACTATTTTACCCACCAATTGATTTATGTACCGATAATGCAGTAATGATTGCCTATGCTGGAATGGAGAGGTTAAAAGCTGGATTTAGAAGTAATTTAGATTTTGAGCCAAAATCAAGATGGAATTTAGATGAAATTATATATTAA
- the lepA gene encoding translation elongation factor 4: MSNLDNIRNFAIIAHIDHGKSTLADRLIEKCGDIQEREMSSQILDSMDIEKERGITIKAQTVKLRYKSKSGKDYILNLIDTPGHVDFSYEVDRSLAACEGSILVIDASQGVEAQTLANTYKAIDNNHEIILVLNKIDLPASDPERIKSQIEDVIGLDTSSAIEISAKTGKGIDDVLEAIVNILPPPKGEIQSPLKAMLVDSWYDKYLGVVILVRVIDGIIKKGMTIKMMSTDAEHIIERVGVFNPKKIIVDELCAGDVGFITGSIRQVSDCNVGDTIIDVKNPIQDALPGFKPSKPVIFCGIYPTDASNYPILRDSIAKLQLNDSSLQYEPDTSKALGFGFRCGFLGMLHLEIIQERLEREYDLDLVTTAPSVIYKLYLRSGKMMELHNPEDMPDPTHIEYMEEPWVKATILVPDEYLGIIITLCTDKRGKQEELTYVGNRVMLIYTLPLNEIVFDFYEKLKSCSKGYASCDWELDTYQRGDLVKVNILINGLVVDALSLLIHKSKADTRGREICEHLKELIPRHLFVIPIQAAIGGKIIARETISALRKDVTAKCYGGDVTRKRKLLEKQKKGKKRMRSVGNVSIPQSAFISVLKVGK; encoded by the coding sequence ATGTCAAACTTAGATAACATAAGAAATTTTGCGATTATTGCTCACATTGATCACGGTAAGTCAACTCTTGCAGATAGGTTGATTGAAAAATGTGGTGATATACAAGAAAGAGAAATGTCTAGTCAAATTCTTGATTCAATGGATATTGAAAAGGAGAGGGGGATTACAATAAAAGCTCAAACCGTTAAATTAAGATATAAGTCAAAATCTGGAAAAGATTATATTCTAAATTTGATTGATACCCCAGGTCATGTTGATTTTAGTTATGAAGTTGACAGGTCACTTGCAGCATGTGAGGGTTCTATTTTGGTAATTGATGCATCTCAAGGAGTTGAAGCTCAAACTCTTGCTAACACATATAAAGCAATAGATAATAATCATGAAATTATATTAGTTTTAAATAAGATTGATTTGCCAGCATCTGATCCTGAGAGAATAAAGAGTCAAATTGAAGATGTAATCGGTCTTGATACAAGTAGTGCAATTGAAATATCTGCCAAAACTGGAAAAGGAATAGACGATGTTTTAGAAGCCATTGTAAATATCCTACCACCGCCAAAAGGTGAAATTCAATCTCCGCTTAAAGCAATGCTTGTTGATAGTTGGTATGATAAATACTTGGGTGTCGTTATACTTGTGAGGGTAATAGATGGAATCATTAAAAAAGGTATGACAATTAAAATGATGTCCACTGATGCTGAGCATATTATTGAAAGGGTAGGGGTATTTAATCCAAAAAAAATAATTGTTGATGAATTATGTGCTGGAGATGTTGGCTTTATCACAGGTAGTATTAGGCAAGTGTCAGATTGTAACGTTGGTGATACAATTATTGATGTAAAAAATCCCATACAGGATGCTTTACCAGGATTTAAGCCAAGTAAGCCTGTAATTTTTTGTGGCATTTATCCAACTGATGCAAGTAACTACCCAATATTGAGAGATAGTATTGCCAAACTGCAACTTAATGATTCTAGTTTGCAATATGAGCCCGATACATCAAAAGCACTAGGCTTTGGTTTTAGATGTGGATTTCTTGGTATGTTGCATTTGGAGATAATTCAAGAGAGATTAGAAAGGGAATATGACCTTGATCTTGTTACAACTGCTCCAAGTGTAATATATAAATTATACCTTCGTTCAGGAAAAATGATGGAGCTACATAACCCTGAAGATATGCCTGATCCTACCCATATTGAATATATGGAAGAACCGTGGGTAAAAGCAACAATACTAGTTCCAGATGAGTATTTAGGCATTATTATAACTCTGTGCACTGATAAAAGAGGAAAACAAGAGGAATTAACGTATGTGGGAAATAGGGTAATGCTTATATACACATTACCACTTAATGAAATAGTTTTTGATTTTTATGAAAAGTTAAAATCTTGCTCTAAAGGCTATGCCAGTTGTGATTGGGAATTAGACACATATCAAAGAGGTGATCTGGTTAAGGTGAATATATTAATCAATGGCTTGGTTGTGGATGCGTTAAGTTTGCTAATACACAAATCAAAAGCGGATACTAGAGGAAGAGAAATATGCGAACATTTAAAAGAATTAATACCTAGGCATTTGTTCGTAATTCCGATTCAGGCAGCAATTGGTGGAAAAATTATTGCAAGAGAAACAATAAGCGCCTTAAGAAAAGATGTTACTGCTAAATGTTACGGTGGGGATGTTACGAGAAAACGGAAATTACTAGAGAAGCAAAAGAAGGGAAAGAAGCGTATGAGATCAGTTGGTAATGTCAGTATACCACAAAGTGCGTTTATCTCAGTTCTAAAAGTAGGAAAATAA
- a CDS encoding M10 family metallopeptidase C-terminal domain-containing protein: MTENNQNNAPVAADFIQYVTEGIVDFTSYVGDKEDNSSQLKVTFVTLPDSKVGDLIDKTDGKNIKTNSLYLLDKIKYVAKTGKNEEASFDYYITDSDNSKSDEKTVTINPTSDQKTDTGSQLIGTENNDILIADSYKGYHIWGAGGNDILVGNAGENIFVIDNGGTKINKTVTTIVNFEVSEDKIDLSQLTCVQSINDINIDSKSNNSQITFKNTEFYPQEILIEKTIPTGIAENSKEIFIFNNNQNKIENQCANGFLKDNGFSKDNGFLKDIVSSKYSWLSGGYVVGMLTMKLISCICSRHEKATDMNLNIPNSDRSIATQLSNLNKSYYSDHVPIGITFQNGGEIELIGLKDSNTYFRYDGVISKTSWVGKNDGILFYNYNDNIKYADHKNIVMTEWSEDAKTDFEVVLEVFDTNKDQIFDDKDDKFNDFYIWQDKNSNGNVEDGELRSLKDLGIKAFNFNDSKIASDEQQEQGILNVATIEWNDGKVTNAYDLVFTAEQIVI; this comes from the coding sequence ATGACCGAAAATAATCAAAATAACGCCCCAGTTGCTGCGGATTTTATCCAATATGTAACGGAAGGGATTGTTGACTTTACATCTTATGTAGGAGATAAAGAAGACAATTCTAGTCAATTAAAAGTTACTTTTGTAACTTTACCGGATAGTAAGGTAGGTGATTTAATTGATAAAACTGACGGGAAAAATATAAAGACAAATTCGTTGTATCTGTTAGACAAAATAAAATATGTTGCGAAGACTGGTAAAAATGAGGAAGCAAGCTTTGATTACTATATTACAGATAGTGACAATTCAAAAAGTGATGAAAAAACTGTTACTATCAATCCAACATCTGACCAAAAGACGGACACAGGTAGTCAATTGATTGGTACAGAAAATAACGACATATTAATTGCAGATAGTTATAAAGGATACCATATTTGGGGTGCAGGAGGTAATGACATCTTGGTTGGTAATGCTGGGGAGAATATATTTGTGATAGATAATGGTGGTACAAAAATTAATAAAACTGTAACAACCATCGTGAACTTTGAAGTATCTGAAGATAAAATAGATTTATCTCAACTTACTTGTGTGCAAAGTATCAATGACATTAATATTGATTCTAAAAGCAATAATTCGCAAATTACATTTAAAAATACTGAATTTTATCCTCAAGAAATTCTAATAGAAAAAACAATACCCACAGGTATAGCAGAAAATTCTAAGGAAATATTTATTTTCAATAACAATCAAAACAAAATAGAGAATCAATGTGCCAATGGGTTTTTAAAAGATAATGGATTTTCAAAAGATAATGGGTTTTTAAAAGATATTGTTTCAAGTAAATATTCATGGCTTTCAGGTGGATATGTAGTAGGAATGCTTACTATGAAGCTAATTTCCTGTATTTGCAGTAGGCATGAAAAAGCTACAGATATGAATCTAAATATACCAAATTCAGATAGAAGTATTGCAACACAACTTAGTAATTTGAATAAGTCATACTATAGTGACCATGTGCCTATTGGGATCACCTTTCAGAATGGAGGGGAAATAGAATTAATAGGCCTGAAAGATTCAAATACTTATTTTAGATATGATGGAGTAATTTCGAAGACTTCATGGGTAGGTAAAAACGATGGGATATTATTTTATAACTACAACGATAATATAAAGTATGCTGATCATAAAAATATAGTTATGACAGAGTGGAGTGAAGATGCAAAAACAGATTTTGAAGTAGTGCTTGAAGTATTTGATACTAACAAGGATCAAATTTTCGATGATAAGGATGATAAATTTAATGATTTTTATATATGGCAAGATAAAAATAGTAATGGTAACGTGGAAGATGGGGAACTAAGATCATTGAAAGACCTTGGAATCAAAGCTTTTAATTTTAATGACTCTAAAATTGCTAGTGATGAGCAACAAGAGCAAGGGATATTAAATGTTGCTACAATTGAATGGAATGACGGTAAGGTTACTAATGCTTATGATTTGGTGTTTACTGCTGAACAAATAGTAATATAG